In Pleurocapsa sp. PCC 7319, the following are encoded in one genomic region:
- a CDS encoding CHAT domain-containing protein: protein MCITIPLFIPKTIGAEVSSTSSQSNILLDRADNAYASGNYQEAISIWLKVVKEQKPKSNQLATVYANLASIYWHTGKAGEAVKYWQESLKIYREIKTNKFDEKIAATLVDTARAYNDLGQPRFSIPLLTEAISIAKNKELNRVENMGYLTLGNAYTIQGDYSPAINAYKNSLKGIDRVDNDLPIVVWNNLSKGYQQQALITRQKAIAAETEEDLSADKLWQQVKSDRASAWQAAKKATEIRVNSKSMERVEALLQRAKIAQDDADKSSDVVDSLLKAEVILSALPDSHHKVYALIELSELTNNYDLRSKKILDSTVKTAQKIDNPKVSSSAYGAMGKYYESQQQYDKALYWTEQAQFTAQQIQALDSLYQWDWQTARIYNATGKTEAAIEAYERAIASLQSIRANTTRSQGNPLSEFQSDLEPIYRGFMQLLLSNNSDERNLELALQTKDLLLLSELEAFFEDDCFELETYSETDRLAYLKKTNTAVINTVIIDNKTYMVWQLPNGQFKKYALDITQQELQRLVNQWRFDLENKENDNYLALSQRLYDLLFTPEIKSYLETSELKNLIFVNDGILRNVPMAALHDGEKFLVEDYTIANSLGLNIQIKQPQPKIEKALAFGLTVGVNNFPTLPYVKQEIEQLGKLADEKGFLNEEFTKSSFKQQIESNKSSLVHIATHGRFGGNRENTFLQAYRSQIDLQELEEILSTHSLNFPSYPIQLLVLSACDTAAGDPQSTLGMSGVASRSGIKNVLGSLWSVNDRQIVTLIDAFYDNWIEDRLPLPDALRQAQLDLISSPDYHPSNWSSMILFQK, encoded by the coding sequence TTGTGTATAACTATACCATTATTTATACCTAAAACAATTGGCGCAGAAGTATCTTCAACATCATCTCAATCAAATATTTTGTTAGATCGAGCCGATAATGCTTATGCTTCTGGCAATTATCAAGAAGCTATTTCTATTTGGTTGAAAGTAGTCAAAGAGCAAAAACCTAAATCGAATCAACTGGCTACTGTATATGCAAATTTAGCCTCTATATACTGGCATACAGGAAAGGCGGGGGAAGCAGTAAAATATTGGCAAGAATCGCTCAAAATTTATCGGGAGATAAAAACTAATAAATTCGATGAGAAAATAGCAGCAACTCTTGTCGATACGGCAAGAGCTTACAACGATCTCGGACAGCCCCGCTTTTCAATTCCTTTATTAACTGAGGCTATCTCCATTGCTAAAAATAAAGAATTGAACAGAGTTGAGAATATGGGTTATTTAACTTTGGGGAATGCCTACACAATTCAGGGTGATTACAGCCCAGCTATTAATGCTTATAAAAACAGTTTGAAGGGTATTGATCGCGTAGATAATGATTTACCAATTGTAGTTTGGAATAATCTTAGTAAAGGTTATCAACAACAAGCATTAATTACTCGACAAAAAGCGATCGCCGCTGAAACTGAAGAAGATTTATCGGCAGATAAACTATGGCAACAGGTAAAAAGCGATCGCGCTTCAGCTTGGCAAGCAGCTAAAAAAGCAACTGAGATTAGAGTAAACAGTAAATCTATGGAGCGAGTAGAAGCTCTACTGCAAAGAGCTAAAATAGCTCAAGATGATGCTGATAAGTCCTCTGATGTGGTGGATAGTTTACTCAAAGCAGAAGTTATCTTGTCAGCTCTGCCAGATTCTCATCATAAGGTCTATGCTTTGATTGAATTGAGTGAGTTAACTAATAATTATGATTTGAGATCGAAGAAAATATTAGATTCTACGGTAAAAACGGCTCAGAAGATCGATAATCCTAAAGTTAGTTCCTCTGCTTATGGAGCTATGGGTAAATATTATGAGTCCCAGCAGCAATACGATAAAGCTTTATATTGGACGGAACAAGCACAATTTACCGCTCAACAGATACAAGCTCTAGATAGTCTTTATCAGTGGGATTGGCAGACAGCTAGGATTTACAACGCCACAGGTAAAACAGAAGCAGCAATAGAGGCTTATGAACGAGCGATCGCTTCTTTGCAATCAATTAGAGCCAACACAACTCGATCTCAAGGCAATCCTTTATCTGAGTTTCAAAGCGATCTCGAACCTATTTATCGTGGTTTTATGCAATTACTATTGTCTAATAACTCTGATGAACGAAATCTTGAACTAGCACTACAAACTAAAGATTTACTCTTGCTTAGTGAGTTAGAAGCTTTTTTTGAAGATGATTGTTTTGAACTTGAAACTTATAGTGAAACTGACAGACTAGCCTATCTAAAGAAAACTAATACGGCAGTTATTAATACAGTAATAATAGACAATAAAACCTATATGGTTTGGCAATTACCAAATGGTCAATTTAAAAAATATGCCTTAGATATTACTCAGCAAGAGCTTCAAAGACTAGTAAATCAATGGCGATTTGATTTGGAAAACAAAGAGAATGATAATTATTTAGCTTTATCTCAAAGACTCTATGACTTGCTTTTTACGCCAGAGATTAAATCCTATCTAGAAACTTCAGAACTTAAAAATCTAATCTTTGTTAATGATGGAATATTACGGAATGTGCCAATGGCTGCCCTCCATGATGGCGAGAAGTTTTTAGTAGAGGATTATACTATTGCCAATTCTTTGGGTTTGAACATACAAATTAAACAGCCTCAACCTAAGATAGAAAAGGCTTTGGCGTTTGGTTTGACAGTAGGGGTTAATAATTTTCCGACCCTGCCATATGTCAAACAAGAGATCGAACAGTTGGGTAAACTTGCCGATGAAAAAGGCTTTTTGAACGAAGAATTTACCAAAAGTAGTTTTAAACAGCAAATAGAATCAAACAAATCATCGCTAGTTCATATTGCTACTCACGGGCGATTTGGTGGAAATCGCGAAAATACTTTTTTACAGGCATATCGCAGTCAGATCGATTTGCAGGAATTAGAAGAGATATTAAGCACTCACAGTCTTAATTTTCCCAGCTACCCTATTCAATTATTGGTTCTAAGTGCCTGTGACACCGCAGCAGGCGATCCCCAATCTACTTTGGGAATGTCAGGAGTAGCTTCTAGATCGGGAATTAAAAATGTTTTGGGTAGTTTGTGGTCGGTTAATGATCGGCAGATAGTGACCCTAATTGATGCCTTTTACGATAATTGGATTGAAGATCGATTGCCCCTACCAGATGCTTTACGACAAGCTCAACTAGATTTGATTAGCAGCCCTGATTATCATCCTAGCAACTGGTCTAGCATGATCTTGTTTCAAAAATAA
- a CDS encoding cytochrome P450 produces MSIPPGSKSPYLIQLSQVLLDPIGSLDRWSEEYGETFTLGGKKLPPTISFSTPEAIRTIFNAPSDTIGYSQKSELVKSLLGDGSFIFLPELEHQRQRKLIIPNWHRASLNTCGQNIIAITQKIIGNLVPGSAFDVRQVMKRISLEVILEEVFGSDNYLIREQIKQTLISLFELFDSPILASYLLTARFFPVLLEQELGLWGKVRHLQQKLDSLIYSEIAWRRNQKERQKYDLLSLLATSSDENGQSMSDKEIRDALLTLIFAGFETAAAAMSWMLYWIHYILGVREQVSNELNSSADFTKPMEIARLPYLEAVCNETLRINPPALSTFARTVKKPIEIDGYYLEPGTGIDVSIYLAHRRKAVYPEPNKFRPERFLKKQYSTYEFLPFGGGQCRCLGASLAQYEMKLVLATIVANFRLELIDPRPIRPKRHGIVILPSDLKMKVI; encoded by the coding sequence ATGTCTATACCCCCAGGTTCTAAATCTCCTTACCTAATTCAGCTATCTCAAGTACTATTAGATCCAATCGGTTCGCTCGATCGCTGGTCTGAAGAATATGGAGAAACTTTTACCCTGGGAGGAAAAAAACTACCTCCGACAATTTCTTTTAGTACTCCTGAAGCTATCCGTACTATTTTCAATGCGCCGTCTGATACTATAGGCTACTCTCAAAAAAGCGAACTAGTTAAGTCTCTCTTGGGAGATGGTTCATTTATTTTCTTACCAGAACTCGAACATCAAAGACAAAGGAAGCTAATCATTCCTAATTGGCATAGAGCCAGCTTGAATACTTGCGGGCAAAATATAATCGCTATTACGCAGAAAATTATCGGTAATCTAGTTCCTGGTAGTGCGTTTGATGTTCGTCAGGTGATGAAAAGGATATCTCTAGAAGTTATTTTAGAGGAAGTTTTTGGCTCAGATAATTACCTCATACGCGAGCAAATCAAGCAAACCCTCATCAGCCTGTTTGAGTTGTTTGACTCTCCTATATTGGCTTCATACTTATTGACTGCGCGGTTTTTTCCTGTTCTGTTGGAGCAAGAACTTGGTCTTTGGGGAAAAGTAAGACATTTACAGCAGAAACTCGATTCTTTAATTTATAGCGAAATTGCCTGGCGACGAAACCAGAAAGAGCGTCAGAAATACGATCTTCTCTCATTACTAGCAACTAGCAGCGATGAAAACGGTCAGTCAATGAGCGATAAAGAAATCCGAGATGCATTACTAACTCTAATTTTTGCTGGGTTTGAAACGGCAGCAGCAGCAATGTCTTGGATGCTTTACTGGATTCATTATATTCTAGGAGTTCGAGAACAAGTTTCAAACGAGCTAAATTCTAGTGCTGACTTTACAAAACCAATGGAAATCGCCAGATTACCTTATTTAGAAGCTGTATGTAATGAAACTCTACGAATCAACCCTCCTGCCTTAAGTACTTTTGCTCGGACTGTTAAGAAACCAATTGAAATTGATGGATATTATCTCGAACCTGGAACAGGAATTGATGTCTCAATTTACTTAGCTCATCGGAGAAAGGCGGTTTATCCAGAACCAAACAAGTTTAGACCAGAGCGTTTTCTAAAAAAACAATATTCGACATACGAATTTTTACCTTTTGGTGGGGGGCAATGCCGTTGTCTTGGAGCTAGTTTAGCCCAATATGAAATGAAGTTGGTATTAGCTACAATTGTGGCTAATTTCAGACTAGAGCTAATCGATCCCAGACCTATTAGACCAAAACGTCACGGTATAGTAATACTTCCAAGCGACTTAAAAATGAAAGTTATTTGA